A genomic segment from Paenibacillus sp. FSL K6-1096 encodes:
- a CDS encoding A24 family peptidase: MATVNMLLIIHLIMLCCWFSYTDITERRISNKLTYPAILSLLVLRIGFSPEYLWGLVPAAVLFLVFMINPRALGAGDIKLIALIGMSVGFERTISALLMMCIFVYLYLGYTKLRSGKLPNSIPLSPFLSLGLFVVLQISIKTIGGC; encoded by the coding sequence ATGGCCACAGTAAATATGTTGCTGATAATACACTTAATCATGCTTTGCTGCTGGTTCAGCTACACGGATATCACGGAGCGGCGGATCTCCAATAAGCTGACGTACCCAGCAATATTATCATTGCTAGTGCTCAGGATAGGATTCAGCCCTGAATATTTATGGGGACTGGTCCCGGCTGCAGTGTTGTTCCTGGTCTTCATGATCAACCCAAGAGCTCTTGGAGCTGGAGATATTAAGTTAATCGCTCTAATTGGAATGAGTGTAGGTTTTGAGCGAACTATTTCGGCATTGTTAATGATGTGTATTTTCGTATATCTGTATCTCGGATATACAAAACTCCGCTCAGGTAAATTACCTAACTCAATTCCCCTTTCCCCATTTCTCAGCTTGGGGTTATTTGTCGTTCTACAAATTTCTATTAAAACTATTGGAGGTTGTTAG
- a CDS encoding CARDB domain-containing protein — MNITFSSYGYSERDIRVIAVPKGAFPDLSKVVSLTDGKLIHTAETVYNGNVSVNAKDISKVLGKDVDIIVDDGYGRTAIKSITLPDEQALDFVPTKLTLTDGGQLWVKFRYDGDDIMASDYANTRGMPMNAAVKIGGVLTAEFSLASMNQSLPATIVNGQEFNYMLGKIEIGDNPGKYYIKVDATINNPVHQDRALESPAAAYNNNKLHGEWMIERVAPKADLIAVSITASPSSITKGGHSSITGKVKNDSEVDQNDVLIRLYDNASKIYETRKSFAAGQTLTVGPFNWTGTSTGIHNLTLSVDPEKEKVDQNRSNNIVTTGCSVVSGASGSGSECNQPEAAGEWSVSYPVITGYPTKYYTSSYTTADGKTHYFTEYYTDYGDPNWSNTPVTYQEHLKISAEVNTKQGIATDLNRPKETDRESRGSWEIIPYAKRSGKDANTITRAGYGIELKVNTTYNTNWETKIPTGLEGTAYPLGGTYYGPDAVYATFYDSNWKYERQVKLEKTSGDRNNATWELPLTKITSDSGKVYQSRKYMTSVNATDGYYRIKISTDPAGMNSLVTCITKQVEIYGSMYDDVQNVRRAK; from the coding sequence TTGAATATCACTTTCTCCTCCTACGGATACTCTGAACGGGATATTCGGGTGATCGCAGTCCCGAAGGGGGCTTTTCCGGACTTATCCAAAGTGGTTAGTCTAACGGATGGTAAACTCATTCACACTGCTGAAACGGTCTATAACGGCAATGTAAGCGTGAATGCGAAGGATATCTCCAAAGTCCTCGGCAAAGACGTAGATATCATCGTGGATGATGGTTATGGCCGGACAGCCATTAAGAGCATTACGCTTCCAGATGAGCAAGCATTGGACTTCGTTCCTACCAAGTTGACTCTTACGGACGGTGGACAGCTATGGGTGAAGTTCCGTTATGACGGAGATGATATTATGGCTTCCGATTATGCGAATACGCGGGGGATGCCAATGAATGCTGCAGTCAAGATTGGCGGTGTACTTACCGCAGAGTTTTCGCTGGCTTCGATGAACCAATCTCTTCCTGCGACAATAGTGAATGGGCAGGAGTTCAACTACATGCTCGGTAAAATCGAAATTGGTGATAATCCAGGGAAGTACTACATCAAAGTCGATGCTACGATTAACAATCCGGTGCATCAGGATCGGGCGCTAGAGTCACCGGCAGCAGCGTACAACAACAATAAGCTACATGGGGAATGGATGATTGAACGTGTAGCTCCGAAGGCGGATCTCATTGCGGTATCGATCACAGCATCTCCAAGTTCCATCACCAAGGGAGGCCATTCAAGCATCACCGGCAAGGTGAAGAACGACAGCGAAGTTGACCAGAATGATGTGCTCATTCGCTTATACGATAACGCCAGCAAAATCTATGAGACGCGAAAATCTTTTGCTGCGGGTCAGACGCTAACCGTGGGTCCTTTTAATTGGACAGGCACCTCGACAGGAATTCACAATCTTACGCTCTCCGTTGATCCCGAGAAAGAAAAGGTAGATCAGAATAGGAGCAATAACATAGTCACGACAGGCTGTAGTGTCGTCTCAGGAGCTTCAGGAAGTGGAAGCGAATGTAATCAGCCGGAGGCTGCTGGCGAATGGTCTGTATCCTATCCAGTGATCACTGGTTATCCTACGAAGTATTACACTTCAAGCTACACAACGGCGGATGGTAAGACTCACTATTTCACTGAGTACTACACCGACTACGGTGACCCTAACTGGAGCAATACTCCTGTAACGTACCAGGAGCATCTGAAGATCTCTGCAGAAGTGAACACCAAGCAGGGCATAGCAACAGATCTTAATCGCCCCAAAGAGACGGACAGGGAGAGTCGGGGTTCCTGGGAGATTATACCTTACGCCAAGAGAAGCGGAAAGGATGCCAATACAATTACCAGAGCCGGTTACGGCATTGAGCTTAAAGTGAATACAACGTACAACACTAATTGGGAGACTAAGATACCGACAGGCCTGGAAGGAACAGCCTATCCGTTAGGGGGAACTTACTACGGTCCTGATGCGGTGTACGCTACCTTCTATGACTCGAACTGGAAGTACGAGCGGCAAGTTAAGCTGGAGAAGACTAGCGGGGACCGCAATAACGCTACCTGGGAGTTACCTTTAACGAAGATCACCTCTGACTCTGGAAAAGTCTATCAAAGCAGAAAATACATGACCTCTGTGAATGCGACAGATGGCTATTACCGGATTAAAATTTCAACTGATCCCGCAGGAATGAATAGCTTAGTGACTTGTATTACGAAGCAAGTAGAAATCTACGGCAGCATGTACGATGATGTGCAGAATGTAAGACGGGCCAAATAA
- a CDS encoding N-terminal phage integrase SAM-like domain-containing protein has product MEKYLYEYLETHAKPNFKPTSYDTEKTIIEARIIPVLGKVKLQALTPRAIKGFYAELRKKYSKDYEEHSRSAETRA; this is encoded by the coding sequence TTGGAAAAGTATCTTTACGAATATCTTGAGACTCACGCAAAACCAAATTTTAAACCAACATCATACGATACAGAAAAAACTATTATCGAAGCCCGAATTATTCCGGTACTCGGCAAAGTAAAATTGCAGGCACTTACCCCGCGTGCCATCAAGGGTTTTTATGCTGAACTCAGAAAGAAATATTCAAAAGATTATGAAGAACATTCTCGGAGTGCTGAAACGCGCGCTTAG
- a CDS encoding tyrosine-type recombinase/integrase yields the protein MQFSKHHVHHIAFSLAIYTGMRRGEILGLRWKDIDFEKKELKVIQTANWTRDGLVIRRPKTNDLIRRVKLFQNSINSQKNSSKL from the coding sequence TTGCAATTCTCAAAACATCATGTTCACCACATTGCTTTTTCATTAGCAATATACACTGGAATGCGGCGCGGTGAAATTCTGGGGCTCCGATGGAAAGATATTGATTTCGAAAAGAAAGAGCTGAAGGTTATTCAAACAGCGAATTGGACGCGGGATGGATTGGTGATCCGGCGGCCCAAGACAAATGATTTGATCCGGCGGGTCAAGCTCTTTCAAAACTCAATAAATTCGCAGAAAAACAGCTCGAAACTGTAG
- the pyrE gene encoding orotate phosphoribosyltransferase has product MSEFQNRSEQVASHLLEIGAVALRPQEPFTWTSGIKSPIYCDNRLTLSFPAVRNYIADAFAELIRASYPDAEVIAGTATAGIPHAAWVADKLGLPMAYIRDKAKGHGKQNQIEGLIAPGQKVIVIEDLISTGGSSIKAAQAVQEAGGLPLAVLAIFSYELDRAVDAFAAAGLPLQSLSNYSTLINVALAQGKIAESDVALLQSWRKDPAAFGV; this is encoded by the coding sequence ATGAGCGAATTCCAGAATCGAAGTGAGCAGGTAGCCAGCCATCTGCTGGAGATCGGAGCGGTGGCCCTGCGCCCGCAGGAGCCATTCACCTGGACCTCCGGCATCAAGTCGCCGATCTACTGCGACAATCGTCTGACTTTGTCTTTCCCGGCCGTACGCAACTACATAGCGGATGCCTTCGCAGAGCTGATCAGAGCCAGCTATCCGGACGCTGAGGTCATTGCCGGGACAGCAACCGCCGGTATCCCGCACGCCGCCTGGGTGGCCGATAAGCTCGGTCTGCCGATGGCATATATCCGCGACAAGGCCAAGGGCCACGGCAAGCAGAACCAGATCGAAGGGCTGATCGCCCCCGGCCAGAAGGTCATCGTCATCGAGGACCTGATCTCCACCGGCGGCAGCTCAATCAAGGCCGCACAGGCTGTGCAGGAAGCAGGCGGCCTCCCGCTGGCCGTCTTGGCCATCTTCAGCTACGAGCTGGACCGCGCCGTAGATGCCTTCGCCGCAGCCGGACTCCCGCTGCAGAGCCTGTCCAACTACAGCACGCTAATTAATGTAGCGCTGGCTCAAGGCAAGATTGCCGAGAGCGACGTAGCGCTGCTGCAATCCTGGCGCAAGGACCCTGCCGCCTTCGGCGTGTAG
- the pyrF gene encoding orotidine-5'-phosphate decarboxylase — protein sequence MAGRLMVALDYPDAAQARVLIEQLEGIPCYMKVGMQLFYAAGPDFIRELKERGYSVFLDVKMHDIPNTVRGGAESLTGLGVDMFNVHAAGGAAMMAAALEGAAKAVSLKPSLHMPLIIAVTQLTSTSQEVMNSEIGISGTVTDTVVRYAKLAAQAGLHGVVASPQESAVIAAACGPDFRTVTPGIRPAGASLDDQSRVMTPGQAIQQGSHYLVVGRPITAAADPRAAALTIIEEMSQA from the coding sequence ATGGCCGGACGCCTGATGGTTGCTCTGGATTACCCGGATGCAGCTCAGGCAAGAGTGCTGATTGAGCAGCTCGAAGGCATTCCCTGTTACATGAAGGTTGGAATGCAGCTGTTCTATGCGGCGGGGCCGGATTTCATCCGGGAGCTGAAGGAGCGCGGCTATTCGGTGTTCCTGGATGTCAAAATGCACGATATCCCAAACACCGTCCGTGGCGGCGCAGAGAGTCTGACCGGGCTTGGTGTGGACATGTTCAACGTCCATGCCGCCGGGGGAGCTGCTATGATGGCCGCTGCACTGGAAGGAGCAGCTAAGGCGGTCAGCCTGAAGCCGTCGCTGCACATGCCGCTGATCATTGCGGTCACCCAGCTGACCAGCACCAGCCAGGAAGTAATGAACAGTGAGATCGGTATTAGCGGAACAGTGACTGATACAGTCGTTCGTTACGCGAAGCTTGCAGCGCAGGCCGGGCTGCACGGCGTGGTTGCTTCGCCGCAGGAATCCGCAGTCATTGCTGCGGCCTGCGGACCGGACTTCCGCACGGTCACTCCGGGCATCCGTCCGGCCGGTGCATCCCTGGACGACCAGTCCCGGGTTATGACTCCCGGACAAGCCATTCAGCAGGGCAGCCACTATCTGGTAGTAGGCCGCCCAATTACAGCAGCGGCAGACCCGCGCGCTGCGGCATTAACTATTATTGAGGAGATGAGCCAAGCATGA
- the carB gene encoding carbamoyl-phosphate synthase large subunit, with protein MPKNEKLKKILVIGSGPIVIGQAAEFDYAGTQACQALKEEGVEVVLINSNPATIMTDTNMADKVYIEPITLEFVTGIIRQERPDGLLPTLGGQTGLNMAVELARAGVLKQENVKLLGTQLDSIEKAEDRDLFRELMRELDQPVPESAIITSVEEALGFASGIGYPLIVRPAYTLGGTGGGICDNEEELVETVKAGIRYSPIGQCLVEKSIAGMKEVEYEVMRDANDNCIVVCNMENFDPVGVHTGDSIVVAPSQTLSDREYQMLRSASLKIIRALNIEGGCNVQFALDPHSYQYYVIEVNPRVSRSSALASKATGYPIAKMAAKIALGYTLDEIVNPVTGQTYACFEPTLDYIVSKIPRWPFDKFTSANRKLGTQMKATGEVMAIGRTFEESIHKAIRSLEIGVHRFRLPGAEQLEDSVLRTRLAKADDERLFLIAEAFRRGYELQEIQDITKVDWWFLSKIEGLVQFEDQLRAEETLSADTLYQAKRKGFTDRAIAEIRAEGRPGGAFTKESEVRVMRLQQGLVPVFKMVDTCAAEFEASTPYYYSTYETENEVIHSDKQKVIVLGSGPIRIGQGIEFDYSTVHAVWAIQNAGYEAVIINNNPETVSTDFNTSDRLYFEPLFFEDVMNVIAQENPIGVIVQFGGQTAINLAAPLAAAGVNILGTSLESIDEAENRKKFEALLARLDIAQPKGKTVVNIDEAVATAQSLGYPVLVRPSYVLGGRAMEIVYNDTELLSYMVEAVKVNPEHPVLIDRYMLGKEVEVDAICDGETVVIPGIMEHVERAGVHSGDSIAVYPPQTLDEGLKQKISEITIKIAKELKTVGLVNIQFVIYQNEVYVIEVNPRSSRTVPFLSKVTGIPMANLATKVILGGKLKEDGYTEGLWPESEYVSVKVPVFSFAKLRRVEPTLGPEMKSTGEVMGRDKLYAKALYKGLIGAGMKIPATGAIIVTVADKDKAEAVELMKGFHAMGYKIIATGGTASALEQAGLNVMNVNKLDEGEPTILDLIRGGQANFVFNTLTKGKTPERDGFRIRREAVENGVVCMTSLDTVTALLRMLQTINFSSQSMPAFVGQ; from the coding sequence ATGCCTAAGAACGAGAAACTCAAAAAAATCCTGGTCATCGGCTCCGGTCCGATTGTCATCGGCCAAGCGGCTGAATTCGACTACGCCGGAACTCAGGCCTGCCAGGCGCTGAAAGAAGAAGGCGTGGAGGTTGTGCTGATCAACAGCAACCCGGCCACAATTATGACCGATACGAATATGGCTGACAAAGTATACATCGAACCGATTACGCTTGAATTCGTCACCGGCATCATCCGCCAGGAGCGTCCTGACGGGCTGCTGCCGACACTGGGCGGCCAGACCGGGCTGAACATGGCGGTGGAGCTGGCCCGTGCCGGAGTCCTGAAGCAGGAGAACGTGAAGCTGCTGGGCACCCAGCTGGACTCCATCGAGAAGGCAGAGGACCGCGATCTGTTCCGCGAGCTGATGCGTGAGCTGGACCAGCCGGTACCGGAGAGTGCGATTATTACCAGTGTCGAAGAAGCCTTGGGCTTCGCTTCCGGCATCGGCTATCCGCTGATCGTGCGTCCGGCTTATACGCTGGGCGGAACCGGAGGCGGGATCTGCGACAACGAAGAGGAACTGGTTGAGACCGTCAAGGCAGGTATCCGCTACAGCCCGATCGGCCAATGTCTGGTGGAGAAGAGCATCGCCGGCATGAAGGAAGTCGAATACGAGGTTATGCGTGACGCGAATGACAACTGCATCGTCGTCTGTAACATGGAGAACTTTGATCCGGTTGGCGTACATACTGGCGACAGTATCGTTGTAGCGCCAAGCCAGACACTGTCTGACCGTGAGTATCAGATGCTGCGCAGCGCTTCCCTGAAGATTATCCGCGCGCTGAACATCGAAGGCGGCTGTAACGTACAGTTCGCTCTCGACCCGCACAGCTATCAGTACTATGTGATTGAAGTGAATCCGCGCGTCAGCCGTTCCTCGGCGCTGGCCTCCAAGGCGACCGGTTACCCGATTGCCAAAATGGCTGCCAAAATCGCCCTCGGCTACACGCTGGATGAGATCGTCAACCCGGTTACCGGGCAGACCTATGCCTGCTTCGAGCCTACGCTCGATTACATCGTCAGCAAAATCCCGCGCTGGCCGTTCGACAAATTCACCTCGGCGAACCGTAAGCTCGGAACCCAGATGAAGGCGACCGGGGAAGTGATGGCGATTGGCCGCACGTTTGAAGAGTCGATCCATAAGGCTATCCGTTCCCTGGAGATCGGGGTACACCGTTTCCGCCTGCCGGGAGCAGAGCAGCTGGAGGACAGTGTGCTGCGTACCAGACTGGCTAAGGCCGATGATGAGCGACTGTTCCTGATTGCCGAAGCGTTCCGCCGCGGCTACGAATTGCAGGAGATTCAGGATATTACCAAGGTGGACTGGTGGTTCCTCTCCAAGATCGAAGGACTTGTCCAATTCGAGGATCAGCTGCGGGCCGAAGAGACCCTGTCGGCGGATACACTGTATCAGGCCAAGCGCAAGGGCTTCACGGACCGGGCGATTGCCGAGATTCGTGCTGAAGGACGTCCGGGCGGAGCATTCACCAAAGAATCGGAAGTGCGCGTAATGCGTCTGCAGCAGGGTCTGGTACCTGTGTTCAAAATGGTCGACACCTGCGCCGCAGAATTCGAAGCTTCTACGCCATACTACTATTCGACTTACGAGACGGAGAATGAAGTCATTCATTCCGACAAGCAGAAGGTGATTGTGCTTGGCTCCGGCCCGATCCGTATCGGCCAGGGGATTGAATTCGACTACTCCACCGTGCATGCGGTATGGGCGATTCAGAACGCCGGCTACGAAGCGGTTATTATCAATAACAATCCGGAGACCGTATCGACGGATTTCAATACCTCGGACCGGCTGTACTTTGAGCCGCTGTTCTTTGAGGATGTTATGAACGTGATTGCCCAAGAGAATCCTATCGGGGTTATCGTCCAGTTCGGCGGACAGACGGCCATTAACCTGGCGGCACCGCTGGCTGCTGCGGGCGTGAATATTCTTGGTACCAGCCTGGAGAGCATCGACGAGGCCGAGAACCGCAAGAAGTTCGAAGCACTGCTGGCCCGTCTGGATATCGCACAGCCGAAGGGTAAGACGGTGGTCAACATTGACGAAGCCGTGGCTACCGCCCAATCGCTCGGATATCCGGTGCTGGTTCGTCCATCTTATGTTCTGGGCGGCCGGGCTATGGAGATTGTCTACAATGACACCGAGCTGCTGAGCTACATGGTGGAGGCGGTTAAGGTGAATCCGGAGCATCCGGTGCTGATCGACCGTTACATGCTGGGCAAGGAAGTCGAGGTCGATGCCATCTGTGACGGCGAGACCGTGGTCATTCCGGGGATTATGGAGCATGTGGAACGCGCAGGGGTGCACTCCGGCGACTCCATCGCCGTCTATCCGCCGCAGACGCTGGATGAAGGACTCAAGCAGAAGATTTCCGAGATCACCATCAAGATTGCCAAAGAGCTGAAGACGGTTGGGCTGGTTAACATCCAGTTCGTCATCTACCAGAACGAAGTGTATGTCATTGAAGTGAATCCGCGCTCCTCGCGTACCGTTCCGTTCCTGAGCAAGGTAACCGGCATTCCGATGGCGAATCTGGCGACCAAGGTTATTCTGGGCGGCAAGCTGAAGGAAGACGGTTATACCGAAGGGCTGTGGCCGGAGAGCGAATATGTATCGGTGAAGGTGCCGGTGTTCTCTTTTGCCAAGCTGCGCAGAGTAGAGCCGACCCTCGGGCCGGAGATGAAATCGACCGGTGAGGTCATGGGCCGCGACAAGCTGTATGCCAAGGCGCTGTACAAAGGGCTGATCGGGGCAGGCATGAAGATTCCGGCCACCGGAGCAATCATCGTTACGGTAGCGGACAAAGACAAGGCTGAAGCGGTTGAACTGATGAAGGGCTTCCATGCGATGGGTTACAAAATCATTGCCACCGGCGGCACCGCCTCCGCGCTGGAGCAGGCCGGGCTGAACGTCATGAACGTCAACAAGCTGGATGAGGGTGAGCCGACCATTCTGGACCTGATCCGCGGCGGCCAGGCGAACTTCGTCTTCAATACACTGACCAAGGGTAAAACCCCTGAGCGTGACGGCTTCCGCATCCGCCGTGAAGCGGTTGAGAACGGCGTCGTATGTATGACCTCGCTCGATACGGTAACGGCGCTGCTGAGAATGCTGCAGACGATTAACTTCTCGTCACAGTCGATGCCCGCTTTTGTCGGACAATAA